A segment of the Promicromonospora sukumoe genome:
GCACGTGCCGCACTACCTCGCGCAGTCGCAGTACCCGCCGGCCACGGTGGTCGCGCTGCACCACACGGAGCGCGCGACCGGGCTGGACCTGGCGATCCCCGCACTCGAGGAGGCCGCCACCGACGCCAAGATCGAGGTGGAGAAGCAGGTCGCCGAGTCGACCGAGATCGCCGCCGTCGTGAAGGCGCTGGAGGAGCAGTACGACGCGTTCGCGCGGTCGATCGGCCGCCCGAGCCTGCTGGCGGAGACCACGCCGATCCCGAGCGCCGAGGAGCTGGGGGCGGAGTTCGAACGCTTCCTCGCCCAGCAGAACGGCGACTGAGCCGAAGGCGTAGCGCAGGGTGCGGGCTGAGGAACGAGGCACGCGCCAGGAGCGGAGCCGCAGGCTCAGCCGCCCGAAAACGGGGTCTGAGCAGGGTTTGCGGGTAATTCCTCGGCCCGGTGTGTCATAGCTGCGGCATAAATGTGCGTGTTCCATGGCACATTTGAGTGGTCCATGCCACACTGGCGCACGTTGCAGTGACGTACCAAGGCCACGTCCGGCGTGTCGTGAGCAAGTCGGGAAAGCATTGCGGCACGGGGGCGGGCAACGGGCTCGCCGTCGGATCCCGGACGGAAGGTCGAAGGACAGCATGGCGCAGGGTTCTGTGAAGTGGTTCAACGCGGAAAAGGGCTTCGGGTTCATCGCCCAGGACGGCGGCGGCGCTGACGTCTTCGTCCACTACTCCGCAATCCAGTCCAACGGGTACCGGTCTCTCGAGGAGGCCCAGCGGGTCGAGTTCGAGATCACGCAGGGTCCCAAGGGGCCGCAGGCGGAAGCAGTCGTTCCGCTCTGAGGTAACTCGTGAGAAGGCCGCGCTCCCTCCGGGGAGCGTGGCCTTTTTCGCGCCCTCGCCCCACCCGCGAGCGACGTGTCAGACGTACAGGTCCCCCGGGGGACCTGTACGTCTGACACGTGCGGGGGTGTGGTCAGGCCGGGGCGGCGGTTTCCAGCGGGGCGGCCGTGCCGGCGAACGCCGCGGCGTCGTCGCCCGCCAGGAGCGTGGCCGGCACCGCCAGGGCGCGCAGGGCGCGCCCCAGGCGCGCGTCACGCAGGTCCGGCTGCCCGACGTCGCTGCCTGCCTGCCCGGGCGCCTGCGGGCCGTCCTGGGCGCCCTTCTGCGTGGCCCGCGGGTCGTCGTCCCGGGCGTCACCCGGGTCGGCGCCCCCGACGTCGTCCCCCGGCCCGTCCTCG
Coding sequences within it:
- a CDS encoding cold-shock protein; translated protein: MAQGSVKWFNAEKGFGFIAQDGGGADVFVHYSAIQSNGYRSLEEAQRVEFEITQGPKGPQAEAVVPL